One Rhodococcus sp. P1Y DNA window includes the following coding sequences:
- the pknB gene encoding Stk1 family PASTA domain-containing Ser/Thr kinase, which produces MTTPRNLSSRYELGEILGFGGMSEVHLARDNRLDRDVAIKVLRADLARDPTFYLRFRREAQNAAALNHPAIVAVYDTGEAETEAGPLPFIVMEYVEGSTLRDIVRGEGPMAPRRAMEVIADVCAALDFSHRNGIVHRDVKPANVMINNAGAVKVMDFGIARAIADSSSPMTQTAAVIGTAQYLSPEQARGEQVDARSDVYSLGCVLFEILTGEPPFKGDSPVAVAYQHVREDPELPSRVNGDVPRELDSIILKAMAKNPANRYQSAAEMRTDLVRVLGGQRPSAPTVMNDEDRTTILGSMDARAPLPRQTGTPQPDSTGGRHAGDDEAAPRHRGVRIALLSIAAIVVVGIVGAFLWSLGPGSSPARVAIPDVTGLSSSDAESRLQEADLRVAIQEKPDATVPSGAVINTRPGSGAEVDTKSTVNLEVSTGPEQVQVPQLTGKNQQQAAQALSALGLELDASVARVPSTPENLDKVVEQNPSSGVGITVGSSVKVTLGSGPAQVRVPNVVGQQVEVAQPNVEGAGFKVQIENIDSSQPMGEVVSTAPAGGSNAVEGDTVTLRVSNGDKIPMPDLLGLTPSQALTALQAAGWTGSASSISSTQEGTLDPTMVGRIVNQAEPAGSEITKTQSVNVNVGVLGIPGR; this is translated from the coding sequence ATGACGACTCCCCGCAACCTCTCGTCCCGCTACGAGCTGGGAGAGATTCTCGGATTCGGTGGTATGTCGGAGGTGCACCTGGCACGTGACAACCGCCTCGACCGCGATGTCGCGATCAAGGTGCTGCGTGCTGATCTGGCGCGCGACCCGACGTTCTACCTGCGATTCCGGCGAGAGGCGCAAAACGCGGCTGCTCTGAATCATCCGGCGATCGTTGCTGTCTACGACACGGGCGAAGCCGAGACCGAGGCAGGTCCGCTGCCGTTCATCGTCATGGAGTACGTCGAGGGCAGCACCTTGCGCGACATCGTTCGCGGCGAGGGGCCCATGGCGCCGCGACGTGCGATGGAAGTGATCGCCGACGTGTGTGCGGCCTTGGACTTCTCGCATCGCAACGGCATCGTGCATCGGGACGTCAAACCGGCCAACGTGATGATCAACAACGCGGGTGCGGTCAAGGTGATGGACTTCGGCATCGCCCGGGCCATCGCGGACAGCTCGAGCCCGATGACGCAGACCGCTGCCGTCATCGGCACGGCTCAGTACCTGTCGCCGGAGCAGGCTCGCGGCGAGCAGGTCGACGCGCGCTCGGACGTCTACTCACTCGGATGCGTTCTGTTCGAGATCCTCACCGGCGAACCTCCCTTCAAGGGCGATTCTCCCGTCGCAGTGGCGTACCAGCATGTGCGCGAGGATCCCGAGCTCCCCTCGCGGGTCAACGGGGATGTGCCACGCGAACTCGACTCGATCATCCTCAAGGCAATGGCCAAGAACCCGGCCAACCGGTACCAGTCCGCCGCCGAAATGCGCACCGACCTCGTCCGCGTTCTCGGAGGTCAACGCCCGAGCGCGCCGACGGTGATGAACGACGAGGACCGCACGACCATTCTGGGGTCGATGGACGCCCGCGCTCCGCTTCCACGTCAGACCGGGACGCCCCAGCCCGACAGCACAGGCGGACGCCATGCAGGAGACGACGAGGCGGCACCGCGTCATCGCGGGGTTCGTATCGCTCTGCTGTCGATCGCTGCGATCGTCGTCGTCGGCATAGTCGGAGCCTTCCTGTGGTCACTCGGCCCCGGGTCGTCACCTGCTCGCGTCGCGATCCCCGATGTCACCGGTCTTTCTTCTTCCGACGCAGAATCGCGGCTTCAGGAGGCCGATCTTCGAGTCGCCATCCAGGAGAAGCCGGACGCGACCGTGCCGTCGGGCGCCGTGATCAACACTCGGCCCGGATCCGGAGCCGAAGTCGACACCAAGAGCACCGTCAATCTGGAAGTGTCCACCGGCCCGGAGCAGGTTCAGGTACCTCAGCTGACCGGCAAGAATCAACAGCAGGCAGCACAGGCGCTGTCGGCACTCGGACTGGAACTCGACGCATCGGTGGCACGGGTTCCGTCGACGCCGGAGAACCTCGACAAAGTCGTCGAGCAGAATCCGTCGTCTGGAGTCGGCATCACGGTCGGTTCATCGGTGAAGGTCACGCTCGGTAGCGGACCCGCCCAGGTACGAGTGCCGAATGTGGTCGGCCAGCAGGTCGAGGTGGCGCAGCCCAACGTCGAGGGCGCAGGCTTCAAGGTTCAGATCGAGAACATCGACTCGAGCCAGCCCATGGGCGAGGTGGTCTCGACCGCTCCGGCCGGTGGTTCCAACGCCGTCGAAGGCGACACAGTCACGTTGCGGGTATCGAACGGCGACAAGATTCCGATGCCCGATCTGCTCGGATTGACACCGAGCCAGGCCCTGACTGCGTTGCAGGCTGCGGGCTGGACCGGATCGGCGTCGAGCATCTCCTCAACGCAGGAGGGCACCCTCGACCCGACGATGGTCGGTCGTATCGTGAACCAGGCCGAACCCGCAGGCTCGGAAATCACCAAGACTCAGTCGGTCAATGTGAACGTGGGTGTCCTGGGGATCCCAGGACGGTAG
- a CDS encoding TetR/AcrR family transcriptional regulator — MADKRSYHSPAREGAALLTRHAVVDAAAELFETQGYGGTTMRSIAKRAGVSVETVNALGPKVQLLRSAFERRFLPSSPDGRMTAGSVPEVDVSDSASVRQVLGPLIRQFERSAGMHRALGAAADIDAAARRLVDDLRDAQRQQIYGLIDRQFGKTSTTEAKLKVADALAYTLSHGAYDHFVRACGWSSVEYEAWAADTVVEHLRTL; from the coding sequence ATGGCAGACAAGCGGAGTTACCACTCGCCCGCCCGGGAAGGCGCAGCCTTGCTCACGCGACACGCCGTTGTCGACGCAGCCGCCGAGCTGTTCGAGACACAGGGGTACGGAGGCACGACCATGCGGTCCATTGCCAAGCGCGCCGGTGTCAGTGTCGAGACAGTGAACGCGTTGGGACCGAAAGTTCAGCTTCTTCGTTCTGCGTTCGAGCGCAGATTCTTGCCGTCGAGCCCGGATGGACGGATGACGGCGGGGTCAGTGCCAGAAGTCGACGTGTCCGACTCCGCTTCCGTCCGTCAAGTTCTGGGCCCGTTGATTCGCCAGTTCGAGCGATCGGCGGGAATGCATCGTGCGCTGGGCGCTGCTGCCGACATCGACGCTGCCGCGCGGCGACTGGTCGACGATCTGCGAGACGCTCAGCGACAACAGATCTACGGTCTGATCGACCGACAATTCGGCAAGACATCCACTACCGAAGCTAAGCTGAAGGTAGCGGACGCGTTGGCTTACACACTGTCGCATGGGGCTTACGACCACTTCGTGAGAGCGTGCGGTTGGTCATCGGTTGAATACGAAGCCTGGGCCGCCGACACAGTTGTCGAACACCTCAGAACTTTATGA
- a CDS encoding glycosyltransferase, translating to MDDIVQLTVPGFEYPLPERYDQKVHFVGPLSVSSVDSHPLPSWWNDLDTRKPTVLVTQGSAELDLDQLVLPTISALADRDMNVLVAVGDGDIGRNHPLPDNVYIARHLPYDNVFPSLSCFVTNGGYGGVNFALRHGIPVVAAGRSQDKADVVARVRWSGIGIGIARQSVAPALIRKAVDRVCNDSGFVSRAAQLRRQASASPGMAGAVEIIVSGIQ from the coding sequence GTGGACGATATTGTCCAGCTGACAGTTCCAGGGTTCGAGTACCCCCTGCCGGAGCGGTACGACCAGAAGGTGCATTTCGTGGGTCCATTGTCCGTGAGTTCTGTCGACTCTCACCCTCTGCCTTCATGGTGGAACGACCTGGATACCCGGAAACCCACCGTCTTGGTGACGCAGGGATCAGCCGAGCTGGACCTTGATCAGCTCGTGCTGCCCACTATCAGCGCCCTGGCAGATCGGGACATGAACGTGCTGGTCGCCGTCGGCGACGGCGACATTGGACGGAACCACCCGCTGCCGGACAACGTGTACATTGCCCGGCACCTTCCGTACGACAATGTGTTTCCATCGCTGTCGTGTTTCGTGACGAACGGTGGCTACGGAGGCGTCAATTTTGCTCTTCGCCACGGCATTCCCGTCGTCGCTGCAGGTCGCTCACAGGACAAGGCAGACGTCGTGGCCCGAGTTCGATGGAGCGGCATCGGTATTGGTATTGCACGCCAGTCGGTCGCACCTGCTCTGATACGAAAAGCTGTCGACCGAGTCTGCAACGACAGCGGATTCGTTTCTCGGGCTGCGCAATTGCGACGCCAGGCATCGGCGTCGCCTGGCATGGCTGGTGCTGTCGAAATAATCGTGTCCGGAATCCAATAG
- a CDS encoding GNAT family N-acetyltransferase, with protein MDSATVLPVRRADATAAAELLVLQRCCWVEEALVNDTLDIPPLLETLDEVRTWVTQWSVLTVRDGHRLVGAVRGRPIDDTWEIGRLMVAPDLAGQGLGRHLLDRVEQLAPSHTRTFELFTGARSTRNIRLYERAGYRIVEDDLVPDGHIAGAIVLRKSIDR; from the coding sequence ATGGATTCCGCCACTGTGCTTCCGGTTCGTAGAGCCGATGCAACCGCCGCCGCCGAATTGCTCGTTCTACAGCGGTGTTGCTGGGTTGAGGAAGCGTTGGTCAACGACACCCTTGACATCCCGCCCCTGCTCGAGACCTTGGATGAGGTCAGAACATGGGTCACTCAGTGGTCGGTTTTGACCGTTCGCGACGGACACCGGCTGGTTGGCGCTGTTCGGGGCCGACCAATTGACGACACCTGGGAGATCGGTCGGCTGATGGTGGCGCCGGATCTGGCCGGACAGGGATTGGGCCGACACCTACTCGATCGAGTCGAGCAACTCGCGCCCTCGCATACGCGGACATTCGAGTTGTTCACCGGTGCACGCAGCACCCGCAACATCCGACTGTATGAGCGGGCCGGATACCGAATAGTCGAAGATGATCTCGTCCCCGACGGGCATATCGCCGGGGCGATCGTTCTACGCAAGTCGATCGACCGGTGA
- a CDS encoding MFS transporter produces MTAGADERQRGWRWSFINEMSRATPTIRLLVLTQLTFNLGFFMVLPYLSVHLTGDLGLGAAMVGVVLGIRTFSQQGLFFVGGTLADRFGIKPVVLTGCAIRVLGFIGLAFADSLIAVAAATVAVGFAAALFSPAVESAIAIEAGKGESAGGPTRVQTFALLSVCNQIGSFFGPLLGSLLLLADFRLACLVAAAIFVVVIAAHAVWLPGGPGPHRGESWLAGWRDVVRNRVFVLFALAMSAQLVAYNQLYLLLPLEVERAWGSQTVLGWFFAISAVFVVTAQMSVTRVAARFSPRVVLPVGFVVVAVSFVVVAVSTPLGMSGLIGLVPAGVFVLLLALGQMIALPQARDLVPLLAAERRLGSYYGFMASVGGIGVLVGSVIIGAVIDAAPETGWGASVPWCVAAAFPIAGIVGLRIVSARLP; encoded by the coding sequence GTGACGGCGGGCGCCGACGAACGGCAGCGCGGATGGCGCTGGTCGTTCATCAACGAGATGTCGCGTGCGACCCCCACGATCCGGTTGCTCGTCCTGACTCAGCTGACGTTCAACCTCGGTTTCTTCATGGTCCTGCCCTATCTGTCGGTCCACCTGACGGGCGACCTCGGACTCGGTGCAGCGATGGTCGGTGTTGTGCTGGGCATCCGAACGTTCTCGCAACAAGGGTTGTTCTTCGTCGGCGGCACCCTCGCCGACCGGTTCGGCATCAAGCCCGTCGTTCTCACCGGATGTGCGATTCGCGTGCTCGGCTTCATCGGGCTCGCGTTCGCCGACTCCCTGATCGCTGTGGCGGCGGCGACGGTCGCAGTCGGATTCGCTGCCGCGTTGTTCTCTCCGGCAGTCGAGTCTGCAATTGCCATCGAGGCAGGCAAGGGCGAGAGCGCCGGTGGCCCGACCCGGGTGCAGACCTTTGCATTGCTTTCGGTGTGCAACCAGATCGGTTCGTTCTTCGGTCCCCTTCTCGGCTCGCTGTTGCTGCTGGCAGACTTCCGTCTCGCGTGTCTCGTCGCGGCAGCAATCTTCGTCGTTGTCATTGCTGCACATGCTGTTTGGCTGCCTGGTGGACCGGGACCGCATCGCGGCGAGTCCTGGCTGGCCGGGTGGAGGGACGTGGTGCGCAACAGAGTGTTCGTGCTGTTCGCGTTGGCGATGAGCGCGCAACTGGTCGCGTACAACCAGCTGTATCTTCTGCTTCCGCTCGAAGTGGAAAGGGCGTGGGGATCGCAAACGGTGTTGGGATGGTTCTTTGCGATATCGGCCGTCTTCGTCGTCACTGCGCAGATGTCCGTTACCCGTGTGGCGGCGCGGTTCTCGCCGCGGGTGGTGCTGCCCGTCGGGTTCGTCGTGGTGGCGGTGTCGTTCGTAGTGGTGGCCGTGTCGACGCCACTCGGGATGAGCGGGCTGATCGGTTTGGTCCCGGCCGGCGTGTTCGTGCTTCTGCTGGCCCTCGGTCAGATGATCGCCTTGCCGCAGGCGCGTGATCTCGTGCCGCTGCTCGCGGCCGAGCGGCGCCTCGGGTCGTACTACGGATTCATGGCGTCGGTCGGCGGTATCGGAGTGCTGGTTGGCTCGGTGATCATCGGCGCAGTGATCGATGCAGCTCCCGAGACCGGATGGGGAGCGTCGGTGCCCTGGTGTGTGGCAGCGGCGTTCCCCATCGCCGGCATCGTCGGGCTCAGAATCGTGTCGGCAAGATTGCCGTAA
- a CDS encoding ABC transporter substrate-binding protein yields the protein MTTLALAAGMIAACGESEAVSEVETIGGNGETSYPLVLDNCGQSITIDAPPQRVVSLDQNSTEILLSLGLQDRMVGTASWTDPVRENLAAANADVPRLADNAPTYEVVLDADPDFVTASFGRHFKDGGVADRARFAETGTGTYLSPTDCDNGVSINGGGTRTNALTIDSLYQEITEVAEVFDVQDRGEALVTDLQERLAAATDGMSASGDSMAFWFADTKSPYVAGGLGSANLIATTVGATNAYSDIDDDWPAVGWETMVDRDPSVLVLGDLLRARFPGDLLADKIAFLESDPVTSTMTAVRNKRYISLHGAEMNPSIRLVDGVEKVAAGLREMGPQS from the coding sequence ATGACGACGCTGGCCCTCGCGGCCGGCATGATCGCCGCCTGCGGCGAGTCCGAAGCCGTATCCGAGGTCGAGACCATCGGCGGCAACGGCGAAACCAGCTACCCCCTCGTTCTCGACAACTGCGGGCAGTCGATCACGATCGACGCACCCCCGCAGCGCGTCGTCTCGCTGGACCAGAACTCGACCGAGATTCTGCTGTCGCTGGGGTTGCAGGACCGCATGGTCGGAACTGCGTCGTGGACCGACCCGGTGCGGGAGAACCTCGCGGCCGCCAACGCGGACGTTCCGAGACTCGCGGACAACGCACCGACCTACGAGGTCGTGCTCGATGCGGACCCGGATTTCGTCACGGCGTCGTTCGGCCGTCACTTCAAGGACGGCGGCGTCGCCGACCGAGCGCGATTCGCCGAGACCGGCACCGGAACCTATCTGTCTCCAACCGACTGCGACAATGGAGTCAGTATCAACGGCGGCGGAACCAGAACCAACGCTCTGACGATCGATTCGCTCTACCAGGAGATCACCGAGGTCGCCGAGGTCTTCGACGTCCAGGACCGGGGCGAAGCACTCGTGACGGACCTCCAGGAACGTCTGGCCGCCGCTACCGACGGAATGTCCGCGTCGGGAGATTCGATGGCGTTCTGGTTCGCCGACACCAAGAGCCCCTACGTCGCGGGTGGCCTCGGATCGGCAAACCTCATCGCGACGACGGTCGGTGCCACCAACGCCTACTCCGACATCGACGACGACTGGCCCGCCGTCGGCTGGGAGACGATGGTCGACCGGGACCCGTCCGTGCTCGTCCTCGGCGATCTACTGCGCGCCCGGTTCCCCGGTGACCTCTTGGCGGACAAGATTGCCTTCCTCGAATCGGACCCGGTCACCAGCACGATGACAGCGGTGCGGAACAAGCGGTACATCTCGCTGCACGGCGCCGAGATGAACCCGTCGATCAGGCTCGTCGACGGTGTCGAGAAGGTCGCCGCGGGGCTCCGCGAGATGGGCCCGCAGTCCTGA
- a CDS encoding FecCD family ABC transporter permease: MASGMVLLLVSVAVAMTLGPADVSLVNVRDVVTNHLGLTDIPVRMSKNAIVWEERLPRSLVAAACGSGLGICGVIMQSLLRNPLADPFVLGISSGASTGAVVVGVLGIGGAALGLSGGAFIGALVAFGLVLLLAQLSGGNNDRVILAGVASTQLFSALTSLVIFAFADSDETRGVMFWLLGSLEGVRWNDVVLCMTVVAFGVAICFYYAYVLDAFSFGNEVASSLGIPVRTARTALLVVTALITATLVSVAGAIGFVGLVLPHAARFLIGSRHVRLIPVTALMGAVFMVWVDAVSRVAFAPTPLPVGVGTALVGVPAFIAILSRRKKSA, encoded by the coding sequence ATGGCATCGGGCATGGTGTTACTTCTCGTCTCGGTCGCGGTTGCGATGACGCTTGGACCGGCCGATGTCTCCCTGGTCAACGTCCGAGACGTGGTCACGAACCATCTGGGGTTGACCGATATCCCAGTTCGGATGTCCAAGAACGCAATCGTCTGGGAAGAACGTCTACCCAGAAGCCTCGTCGCCGCGGCGTGCGGCAGCGGTCTTGGCATCTGCGGCGTGATCATGCAGTCCCTGCTGCGCAATCCATTGGCCGATCCGTTCGTCCTCGGCATCAGTTCGGGTGCATCCACGGGCGCCGTCGTCGTCGGTGTCCTCGGAATCGGCGGCGCCGCATTGGGATTGTCGGGCGGCGCATTCATCGGCGCCCTCGTCGCGTTCGGGCTCGTGCTCCTGCTCGCTCAGCTCTCGGGCGGCAACAACGACAGGGTCATTCTCGCGGGAGTTGCGAGCACGCAGCTGTTCTCGGCCCTCACCTCGCTGGTCATCTTTGCCTTCGCGGACTCCGACGAGACCCGCGGCGTCATGTTCTGGCTCCTCGGTTCGCTCGAAGGAGTGCGTTGGAACGACGTCGTCCTATGCATGACCGTGGTGGCATTCGGCGTCGCGATCTGTTTCTACTACGCCTACGTTCTCGACGCGTTCAGCTTCGGCAACGAGGTGGCGTCATCCCTCGGAATCCCCGTGCGCACCGCACGAACAGCGCTGCTCGTGGTCACCGCGCTCATCACCGCGACCCTCGTCAGCGTGGCCGGCGCCATCGGGTTCGTCGGGCTCGTACTTCCCCATGCCGCACGGTTTCTCATCGGATCTCGCCACGTCAGACTGATTCCTGTGACCGCGCTGATGGGCGCGGTTTTCATGGTGTGGGTCGACGCCGTTTCCCGTGTCGCTTTCGCACCGACGCCGCTCCCCGTAGGCGTCGGCACCGCGCTCGTGGGTGTTCCTGCATTCATCGCCATCCTGTCCAGGCGAAAGAAGTCGGCATGA
- a CDS encoding ABC transporter ATP-binding protein yields MTLAADKVSWQRGRALVVDGVSLLPEPGDTVGLLGPNGSGKSSLLQLMNGAVRPTSGVVTLDGAELGGMRRREIAKAVAWVSQHADTDFDITVADVVRLGRIPHRGAFGGNATADAAAVDSALAHTGLTDKAHRLWHELSGGERQRAQIARALAQEPRELLLDEPTNHLDIHHQLELLSLVARLPITSIIALHDLNLAAMFCTQLIVLSEGRVVAAGSPADVLTEELIAEVYHVRAKVSTDGPDDRLFIRFEL; encoded by the coding sequence ATGACGCTCGCTGCGGACAAGGTGAGTTGGCAGCGCGGGCGCGCCCTCGTCGTCGACGGCGTCTCGTTGCTCCCCGAACCGGGTGACACCGTCGGCCTTCTCGGACCCAACGGCTCCGGCAAGTCGTCTCTACTGCAGTTGATGAACGGTGCGGTGCGGCCCACGTCGGGAGTTGTCACGCTCGACGGCGCCGAGTTGGGTGGTATGCGTCGGCGCGAGATCGCGAAAGCCGTTGCGTGGGTGAGCCAGCACGCGGATACGGACTTCGACATCACCGTTGCCGACGTCGTCCGCCTGGGCCGGATTCCGCACCGCGGTGCTTTCGGAGGAAACGCTACGGCAGACGCCGCGGCTGTCGACTCGGCGCTGGCTCATACGGGGTTGACCGACAAGGCGCACCGTCTGTGGCACGAACTCTCAGGTGGCGAACGCCAGCGAGCCCAGATCGCTCGGGCGCTCGCCCAGGAACCGCGCGAGTTGTTGTTGGACGAACCAACCAATCATCTCGACATTCATCATCAGCTCGAGTTGTTGTCTCTCGTTGCGCGACTACCTATTACGAGCATCATCGCCCTACACGACCTCAATCTGGCCGCGATGTTCTGCACACAGCTCATCGTTCTGTCCGAGGGACGCGTTGTCGCAGCGGGCTCACCGGCGGACGTGTTGACCGAGGAGCTGATCGCCGAGGTCTACCACGTGCGAGCCAAGGTCAGCACGGATGGGCCGGACGACCGCCTGTTCATCAGATTCGAGCTTTAG
- a CDS encoding aminodeoxychorismate/anthranilate synthase component II — protein MRILVVDNYDSFVFNLVQYLGQLGVNADVWRNDDPRLDDRAAVARDFDGILLSPGPGTPQRAGATMDLVTAAAKEKTPLLGVCLGHQAIGAAFGATVDRAPELLHGKTSSIEHVGVGVLAGLPQPFTATRYHSLTVEENTIPDELEVTGRTASGLVMAMRHRELPIHGVQFHPESILTQGGHRMLANWLQICGAQSDDALIAELEDQVALAFR, from the coding sequence ATGCGCATTCTGGTCGTCGACAACTACGACAGCTTCGTCTTCAACCTCGTCCAGTACCTGGGTCAGCTCGGAGTGAACGCAGACGTCTGGCGCAACGACGACCCTCGGCTCGACGACAGGGCAGCGGTCGCACGAGACTTCGACGGCATTCTGCTGAGCCCAGGACCAGGAACGCCGCAACGCGCGGGCGCGACGATGGACCTCGTCACCGCGGCTGCGAAGGAGAAGACCCCTCTTCTCGGGGTGTGTCTCGGTCATCAGGCGATCGGCGCGGCCTTCGGTGCCACGGTCGACCGCGCGCCCGAGCTGTTGCACGGCAAGACCAGTTCGATCGAGCACGTCGGCGTCGGAGTCCTCGCGGGTCTACCGCAGCCCTTCACGGCCACGCGATACCACTCGTTGACTGTCGAGGAGAACACGATTCCCGACGAGCTGGAAGTCACCGGCCGCACTGCCTCGGGTCTGGTCATGGCCATGCGGCACCGCGAGCTCCCGATTCACGGCGTTCAATTCCACCCGGAGTCGATTCTCACCCAGGGTGGGCACCGGATGCTCGCCAACTGGCTCCAGATCTGCGGGGCGCAGTCCGACGACGCCCTCATCGCCGAGCTCGAGGACCAGGTCGCGTTGGCGTTTCGCTAG
- a CDS encoding DUF881 domain-containing protein, which translates to MARDNPHARSAASYVWQVLVVVVCLVAGVLLSTTRQFSHGDEIRRSDTTRLSSLVRGAQTSADATERTRDELAARLTELRNTAGALDSNVADALAQATPLEEPAGLRAESGPGVVVTLTDAARGQDGRYVADASPDDLVVHQQDVQSVLNALWSGGARAVAMQDQRITGQVAPRCIGNTLLLGGRTYSPPYVMAAIGDPAMLSAALADEPGVTVYRQYAVRYGLGYSADVQGNVEVPAYDGSIRLRYAQPG; encoded by the coding sequence ATGGCGAGGGACAACCCGCACGCCCGCTCTGCCGCGTCGTACGTATGGCAGGTGCTCGTGGTGGTGGTGTGTCTGGTTGCAGGCGTCTTGCTGTCCACCACGAGGCAGTTCTCGCACGGCGACGAGATCCGTCGCAGCGACACCACGAGGCTGTCGAGCCTCGTCCGCGGCGCGCAAACAAGCGCCGACGCCACCGAGCGCACACGTGACGAGTTGGCTGCACGGCTCACCGAACTCCGGAACACCGCAGGTGCCCTCGACTCGAACGTCGCCGACGCGCTGGCCCAGGCAACACCACTCGAGGAGCCGGCAGGCCTGCGCGCCGAGTCCGGCCCCGGCGTCGTCGTCACCCTGACCGACGCGGCGCGGGGCCAGGACGGACGGTATGTCGCCGACGCCTCGCCGGACGACCTCGTCGTGCATCAGCAGGACGTGCAAAGCGTGCTCAACGCGCTGTGGTCGGGGGGAGCGCGCGCGGTGGCGATGCAGGATCAGCGCATCACCGGTCAGGTCGCGCCGCGCTGCATCGGCAATACGCTGCTTCTCGGCGGCCGTACCTACAGCCCGCCGTACGTGATGGCTGCGATCGGTGATCCGGCCATGTTGTCCGCTGCATTGGCCGATGAGCCAGGGGTCACGGTGTATCGGCAGTACGCAGTGCGATACGGACTCGGCTACAGCGCCGACGTGCAGGGCAACGTGGAGGTACCGGCATACGACGGGTCGATTCGTCTGCGGTACGCCCAGCCAGGGTGA
- the crgA gene encoding cell division protein CrgA — protein sequence MPKSKVRKKKDYVIAPGTRTPGSVKAGPSSPFYVAVMLGFMLVGLLWLLVYYLAAEDISWMNNLGAWNFLIGFGFMVVGLVMTMRWR from the coding sequence ATGCCGAAGTCCAAGGTCCGGAAGAAGAAGGACTATGTCATCGCACCGGGAACACGTACGCCCGGTTCGGTCAAAGCGGGCCCGTCGAGTCCGTTCTACGTTGCGGTCATGCTCGGATTCATGCTGGTCGGGCTCCTGTGGCTCCTGGTCTACTACTTGGCTGCCGAGGACATCTCGTGGATGAACAATCTCGGCGCCTGGAACTTCCTCATCGGTTTCGGATTCATGGTTGTCGGTCTGGTCATGACCATGCGGTGGCGATGA
- a CDS encoding PH domain-containing protein, which yields MWIKPVDKGSSHPQGVDRRAWATPLPAVIALFVGGFSLVGASLLTSTDTAGRFLISIAALGLWIIGALAAYQRPRLWINDETLSMKRLTGVRSYRRDEIARIKISKYPRLGRRVPMLEIDVRRAGEDDDRLVIFGRWDLGTDPQDVFDALDQYGFVPRER from the coding sequence ATGTGGATAAAGCCTGTGGATAAAGGATCTTCCCATCCACAGGGTGTGGATAGACGGGCATGGGCAACACCGTTGCCCGCCGTGATCGCACTGTTCGTCGGTGGATTTTCCCTGGTCGGAGCGTCGCTGCTGACATCGACCGATACGGCCGGCCGATTTCTGATCTCGATTGCCGCGTTGGGGCTGTGGATAATCGGCGCTCTCGCGGCCTACCAGCGTCCTCGTCTGTGGATAAACGACGAGACGTTGTCGATGAAGCGACTGACGGGCGTCCGTTCCTACCGACGCGATGAAATCGCGCGGATCAAGATCTCGAAGTATCCGAGGCTGGGGCGACGCGTGCCGATGTTGGAGATCGACGTCCGGCGTGCAGGTGAGGACGACGACCGACTGGTCATCTTCGGTAGATGGGACCTGGGAACCGATCCACAGGACGTGTTCGACGCCCTGGATCAATACGGGTTCGTACCGCGCGAGCGCTGA